The DNA sequence GACCCGCGCTACTGGCGCTCCGTGGTGACCACGCTGACGTACGTCGTGATCGCCGTGCCCCTGCAACTCGCCCTCGCGCTGGGCGTCGCGCTCGCCCTGAAGTCCATGAAACGCGGCAAGGGCTTCTACCGGTCCGCGTTCTACGCCCCGTCACTGCTTGGCGCGTCGATGTCGATCGCCCTCGTCTGGCGCGCGATCTTCAACGACGGCGGCACCGTGGACAACCTGCTCGGCACCGGCGGCTGGGTCAACAAGCCGGGTTGGGCGTTGCTGGCCGTGGCGCTGCTGACGGTGTGGCAGTTCGGGGCGCCGATGGTCATCTTCCTCGCGGGACTCCAGCAGATCCCGGGCGAGCTGTACGAGGCGGCGGCCGTGGACGGCGCCGGGACGTGGCGGCAGTTCCTGTCCGTCACGGTGCCCATGCTGTCCCCGGTCCTGTTCTTCAACCTCGTCCTGCAGACCATCCAGGCCTTCCAGGTCTTCACGCCCGCCTTCGCGATCGGCGCCGGCAAGGGCGGCCCCGCCGACTCGACCCTCGTCTACACCCTGTACCTCTACGACCGCGGCTTCGTCGCCTCCCACATGGGCTACGCCTCCGCCATGGCCTGGGTGCTGCTGATCGTCATCGGCGCCGTCACCGCGGTGCTGTTCCGCACCTCGCGCTCCTGGGTCTTCTACGCCTCCGAGGGGGACCGATGACCACCACCACAACGCCGGGCGTCCGCA is a window from the Streptomyces sp. NBC_00299 genome containing:
- a CDS encoding carbohydrate ABC transporter permease produces the protein MTTTDISAPAAGKARATPVPKRRPRREAQGPAWVFLSPWVLGALVLTLLPMAVSLYLSFTDYDLFNPPRWVGLRNYVQMFTEDPRYWRSVVTTLTYVVIAVPLQLALALGVALALKSMKRGKGFYRSAFYAPSLLGASMSIALVWRAIFNDGGTVDNLLGTGGWVNKPGWALLAVALLTVWQFGAPMVIFLAGLQQIPGELYEAAAVDGAGTWRQFLSVTVPMLSPVLFFNLVLQTIQAFQVFTPAFAIGAGKGGPADSTLVYTLYLYDRGFVASHMGYASAMAWVLLIVIGAVTAVLFRTSRSWVFYASEGDR